One Hordeum vulgare subsp. vulgare chromosome 4H, MorexV3_pseudomolecules_assembly, whole genome shotgun sequence DNA window includes the following coding sequences:
- the LOC123446443 gene encoding sarcoplasmic reticulum histidine-rich calcium-binding protein-like — MAASASHIAALAAVLLFFPSLLAPVAAQQGKAKAFCISQFAIASQACSILPPSPPEDDRHHHHHDDDDDDDDDNDDDDGDDDHHGGDSDRRLRGRHGHAAVINISSLGLMAANSNSSGVVVARNGTGHHGGNHTRRGHGRLRGRGRGRGRGRGRRGRVRDGDEDPDHDDDHEEDPDHDDDHEEDPDHDDDHEEDDDHDDDDDDDDDDHEHEHEHDDDNHEHHHDEELRAYRDCCRWLQEVQKDCVCEALLRLPPFLVKPQHKYVVRVGRTCRIVYRCGGV, encoded by the coding sequence ATGGCAGCATCGGCGTCCCACATCGCGGCTTTGGCCGccgtcctcctcttcttcccttcCCTcctcgcccccgtcgccgcgcagCAGGGCAAGGCCAAGGCCTTCTGCATCAGTCAGTTCGCCATTGCCAGCCAGGCCTGCTCCATCCTGCCGCCCAGCCCTCCGGAGGACGAccgacaccatcaccaccacgacgatgacgatgatgatgatgacgacaacgatgatgacgacggcgacgacgatcaCCACGGTGGAGACAGTGACCGCCGCCTCCGTGGACGCCATGGCCACGCGGCGGTCATCAACATCTCGTCCCTTGGTCTGATGGCGGCAAACAGCAACAGCAGCGGCGTTGTCGTTGCAAGAAACGGCACCGGTCACCATGGCGGCAACCACACGCGCCGCGGGCACGGCCGTCTGCGTGGGCGTGGACGCGGGCGTGGGCGTGGACGTGGGCGCCGTGGTCGTGTGCGCGACGGTGATGAGGACCCCGACCATGACGACGACCATGAGGAGGACCCCGACCATGATGATGACCACGAGGAGGACCCCGATCACGACGACgaccatgaagaagacgacgaccatgacgacgacgacgatgacgacgacgatgaccacgaGCACGAGCACGAGCACGATGACGACAACCACGAGCACCACCACGACGAGGAGCTCCGGGCGTACCGCGACTGCTGCCGGTGGCTGCAGGAGGTGCAGAAGGACTGTGTCTGCGAGGCGCTCCTACGGCTGCCGCCGTTCCTCGTGAAGCCACAGCACAAGTACGTCGTCCGGGTGGGGCGTACGTGCCGGATCGTCTACCGCTGCGGCGGCGTGTAG